In one Pseudomonas sp. R84 genomic region, the following are encoded:
- a CDS encoding HlyD family secretion protein, with protein MDLLLVLTYAAICVAVFKIFRIPLNKWTVPTAVLGGILMIGALIFTMNYNHPYSEVARTYFVSVPVIPIVSGQVIDVPVKGNEPLEKGDVLFRIDPTPFQNRVKSLKAQLIAAKGDRYRITELIRRNFGTQRELDAAIARTDDLQAQLDNAQFELDNTTVRAPSKGFVTHVSLRPGMMASKLPLRPSMVFIPEEGQYFAAWMRQNSLLRLTVGDEAEVAFDGIPGKVFAGRVKNVIGVIAEGQVQPSGTLIGYTGSPPAGRVPVIIEITDPEFAQYSKLMPGGAYGQAALYSQHFHHIGTMRKILLRMAAWMNYIFPFH; from the coding sequence ATGGATCTGCTCCTTGTCCTGACTTACGCCGCGATCTGCGTCGCAGTGTTCAAGATCTTCCGTATCCCGCTGAACAAATGGACGGTGCCCACCGCCGTACTGGGCGGCATCCTGATGATCGGCGCCCTGATTTTCACCATGAACTACAACCATCCCTACTCCGAGGTGGCGCGCACTTACTTCGTTTCCGTGCCGGTGATTCCCATCGTCAGTGGCCAGGTAATCGACGTGCCGGTGAAGGGGAACGAGCCGCTGGAAAAAGGCGACGTGCTGTTTCGCATCGACCCCACACCGTTTCAAAACCGGGTGAAATCGCTCAAGGCGCAATTGATCGCCGCCAAGGGTGATCGTTATCGCATCACCGAACTGATCCGCCGTAATTTCGGCACCCAACGCGAACTGGATGCGGCCATCGCCCGCACCGATGATCTGCAGGCGCAACTCGACAACGCCCAGTTCGAGCTGGACAACACCACCGTTCGCGCGCCAAGCAAAGGCTTCGTCACCCATGTTTCGCTGCGGCCGGGGATGATGGCGAGCAAGTTGCCGTTGCGCCCGTCGATGGTGTTCATTCCCGAGGAAGGCCAATATTTTGCTGCGTGGATGCGCCAGAACAGCCTGCTGCGCCTGACCGTCGGTGATGAGGCGGAAGTCGCGTTCGACGGCATTCCCGGCAAGGTGTTCGCCGGCCGGGTGAAAAACGTCATCGGGGTGATTGCCGAAGGTCAGGTGCAACCGTCCGGCACTTTGATCGGCTATACCGGTTCGCCGCCGGCCGGGCGTGTGCCGGTGATCATCGAAATTACCGATCCGGAATTCGCCCAGTACAGCAAGCTGATGCCGGGCGGTGCTTACGGGCAGGCCGCGTTGTACAGTCAGCACTTCCACCACATTGGCACGATGCGCAAAATCCTCCTGCGTATGGCAGCATGGATGAATTACATTTTCCCTTTCCATTGA
- a CDS encoding DUF3302 domain-containing protein produces MLDYFALGVLVFAGLVLFYGIIVLHDIPYEIAVHRKHPHQDAIHATGWVSLFTLHALWPFLWIWAMAYREDRGWGFGDGKSVQNHVVRLEQQVVELQGRLERLEALNATAPHNGEG; encoded by the coding sequence ATGCTGGATTACTTTGCGCTAGGGGTTTTGGTGTTTGCCGGGCTCGTACTGTTTTACGGGATCATCGTGTTGCACGACATTCCCTATGAGATTGCCGTCCATCGTAAACACCCGCATCAGGATGCGATCCATGCCACTGGCTGGGTCAGTCTGTTCACGCTGCATGCGCTCTGGCCTTTCCTGTGGATCTGGGCGATGGCCTATCGAGAAGATCGCGGCTGGGGATTCGGTGACGGCAAATCCGTGCAAAACCATGTCGTTCGCCTGGAGCAACAGGTGGTCGAACTGCAAGGACGCCTCGAACGACTCGAAGCGCTGAATGCCACTGCTCCCCACAACGGGGAGGGCTGA
- a CDS encoding NADP-dependent glyceraldehyde-3-phosphate dehydrogenase produces MTTANILGNLFPSVSDIPEKYRLDGQVEQREYLVDGQLRRWDGPLATVRSPVYLKGDNGDEQVILGSTPLLDADTALTALDAAVRAYDRGQGLWPTMRVAERIQHVEAFLGRMRQQRDAVVKLLMWEIGKNLKDSEKEFDRTCDYIVDTINALKELDRRSSRFELEQDTLGQIRRVPLGVALCMGPYNYPLNETFTTLIPALIMGNTVVFKPAKLGVLLIRPLLEAFRDSFPTGVINVIYGSGRETVSALMASGKIDIFAFIGTNKAASDLKKLHPKPHRLRAALGLDAKNPGIVLPEVDLDNAVSEAVTGSLSFNGQRCTALKILFVHEDVVDSFIEKFNTKLATLKPGMPWDSGVSLTPLPESGKVDYLHGLVADARSKGAEVVNPNGGESRESFFYPAVLYPVNPQMRVYQEEQFGPVVPIVPYRHLDTVIDYVLESDFGQQLSIFGTNPVAVGRLVDTFANQVGRINLNAQCQRGPDTYPFNGRKNSAEGTLSVHDALRVFSIRTLVATKFQDSNKDLISEIIRGRDSSFLTTDYIF; encoded by the coding sequence ATGACCACAGCAAACATCCTTGGCAACCTGTTCCCTTCTGTCAGCGACATCCCGGAAAAATACCGCCTCGACGGTCAGGTCGAGCAACGCGAATATCTGGTAGACGGCCAGTTGCGCCGCTGGGACGGCCCGCTCGCCACCGTGCGCAGCCCGGTCTACCTGAAAGGTGACAACGGTGACGAACAAGTCATCCTCGGCAGCACGCCGCTGCTCGATGCTGACACCGCCCTCACCGCCCTCGACGCCGCCGTCCGCGCCTACGACCGTGGCCAGGGCCTGTGGCCGACCATGCGCGTAGCCGAACGTATTCAGCACGTCGAAGCCTTCCTCGGCCGCATGCGCCAACAGCGCGATGCCGTGGTGAAGCTGCTGATGTGGGAAATCGGCAAGAACCTCAAGGACTCGGAAAAAGAGTTTGATCGCACCTGCGACTACATCGTCGACACCATCAATGCGCTCAAGGAACTCGACCGCCGCTCCAGCCGTTTCGAACTGGAACAGGACACACTCGGGCAGATCCGCCGCGTGCCGCTCGGCGTCGCCCTGTGCATGGGCCCTTACAACTATCCGCTGAACGAAACCTTTACCACGCTGATCCCGGCGCTGATCATGGGCAACACCGTGGTGTTCAAACCGGCCAAGCTCGGCGTGCTGCTGATTCGTCCTCTGCTGGAAGCGTTCCGCGACAGCTTCCCCACCGGCGTGATCAACGTGATCTACGGCAGCGGCCGGGAAACCGTCAGCGCCTTGATGGCCAGCGGCAAGATCGACATCTTCGCCTTTATCGGCACCAACAAGGCCGCCAGCGACCTGAAGAAACTGCACCCGAAACCTCACCGCTTGCGTGCTGCGCTGGGTCTGGATGCGAAAAACCCGGGCATCGTTTTGCCGGAAGTCGATCTCGACAATGCCGTCAGCGAAGCGGTGACCGGTTCACTGTCGTTCAACGGTCAGCGCTGCACAGCACTGAAAATCCTCTTCGTGCATGAAGATGTCGTCGACAGCTTCATCGAGAAATTCAACACCAAACTGGCCACGCTGAAACCGGGCATGCCGTGGGACAGCGGCGTGTCGCTGACGCCATTGCCGGAGTCGGGCAAGGTCGATTATCTGCACGGTCTGGTTGCCGATGCGCGCAGCAAGGGTGCCGAAGTGGTCAACCCGAATGGCGGCGAATCACGCGAGTCGTTCTTCTACCCAGCGGTGCTGTACCCGGTGAACCCGCAAATGCGCGTCTATCAGGAAGAGCAATTCGGCCCAGTCGTGCCGATCGTGCCGTACCGTCATCTCGATACCGTGATCGACTATGTACTGGAGTCGGACTTCGGTCAGCAGTTGAGCATTTTCGGCACCAACCCGGTGGCGGTCGGCCGTCTGGTCGACACCTTTGCCAACCAGGTCGGGCGGATCAACCTCAACGCACAATGCCAGCGCGGCCCGGATACTTACCCGTTCAACGGCCGCAAGAATTCCGCGGAAGGTACGCTCTCGGTACACGATGCGTTGCGCGTGTTCTCGATCCGTACGCTGGTGGCGACCAAATTCCAGGACAGCAACAAGGACCTGATCAGCGAAATCATTCGCGGGCGTGATTCGAGCTTCCTGACCACCGATTACATCTTCTGA
- a CDS encoding c-type cytochrome, whose translation MRAIRLTLLLVLALALPGCGEAPNPPASVNSNATPKDPALAQIYANSCQLCHANPAANAPLTGDRKAWEPRVQQGTDTLLDHAINGYNGMPPMGQCVECSEEQFLQLIGFMADQPLPQ comes from the coding sequence ATGCGGGCAATCCGACTCACTCTACTGCTGGTGTTGGCCCTGGCTCTGCCCGGTTGCGGCGAAGCCCCCAACCCCCCGGCCAGCGTCAATAGCAACGCCACGCCGAAAGACCCGGCACTGGCGCAGATCTACGCCAACAGCTGCCAACTCTGCCACGCCAACCCCGCCGCCAACGCACCACTGACCGGTGATCGCAAAGCCTGGGAGCCACGCGTCCAGCAAGGCACCGACACACTGCTCGACCACGCCATCAACGGCTACAACGGCATGCCACCGATGGGCCAGTGTGTCGAGTGCTCGGAAGAACAATTCCTGCAGTTGATCGGCTTCATGGCCGACCAGCCCCTCCCTCAATAA
- a CDS encoding D-arabinono-1,4-lactone oxidase — MASCPALGQLLRAPRLIPWRNWSGGQSCLPAARLAPKNLDELVAAIQQAQGKIRPVGSAHSFSALVPTDGTLLSLSYFNGLLDHDAKTLQAEFAAGTPMSRMGQPLKDIGQGLQNMADIDYQTLAGAIATSTHGTGKNFQSYSAHVCGMQLVTANGEVLDCDSQRHPEVLNAARVSLGALGVATKIRLQNRPAYRLHERQWIAKTEELLEDLDKNTRENQHWEMLVVTHSDYALSIALNETDDPATPPIPPEEEGGNEFVTLIEKIDKYGSDFPDLRRTLLNNLRHLASFDDRVGDSFDIYANVRTVRFNEMEYSVPAEHGPACLREILKLIQDKDLRTWFPIEYRYVKADDIPLSMFEGRDSCSISVHQHYQMDHHNFFAAVEPIFWKYNGRPHWGKLHSLNAKNLQPLYPRWREFVDVRQALDPSGRFLNAHLSSILGVS, encoded by the coding sequence TTGGCGAGCTGTCCGGCATTGGGTCAATTGCTGCGTGCGCCGCGCTTGATTCCGTGGCGCAACTGGTCGGGCGGGCAGAGTTGCCTGCCGGCGGCGCGACTGGCGCCGAAGAATCTTGATGAGCTGGTGGCCGCTATCCAGCAGGCGCAAGGCAAGATCCGCCCGGTCGGCTCGGCGCACTCGTTTAGCGCCTTGGTGCCCACCGACGGCACGCTGTTGTCGCTGAGCTATTTCAACGGCTTGCTCGACCACGACGCAAAAACCCTGCAAGCCGAATTCGCCGCCGGCACACCGATGTCACGCATGGGCCAGCCGCTGAAAGACATCGGCCAAGGTTTGCAGAACATGGCCGACATCGATTACCAGACCCTCGCCGGAGCCATTGCCACGTCGACCCACGGCACCGGCAAAAACTTCCAGTCCTACTCGGCCCACGTCTGCGGCATGCAACTGGTGACCGCCAATGGCGAGGTGCTCGACTGCGACAGCCAACGGCACCCCGAAGTACTCAACGCCGCCCGCGTCTCCCTCGGTGCACTCGGTGTCGCCACTAAAATCCGCCTGCAAAACCGCCCGGCCTATCGCCTGCACGAACGCCAGTGGATCGCCAAGACCGAAGAACTGCTCGAAGACCTCGACAAGAACACCCGAGAAAACCAGCACTGGGAAATGCTCGTCGTCACCCATTCCGACTACGCCTTGTCCATTGCCCTCAACGAAACCGATGACCCGGCTACACCGCCGATCCCGCCTGAAGAGGAGGGTGGCAACGAGTTCGTCACCCTGATCGAGAAGATCGACAAGTACGGCAGCGACTTCCCTGACCTGCGCCGCACGCTGCTCAACAACTTGCGTCATCTGGCCAGTTTCGATGACCGCGTCGGTGACTCGTTCGACATCTATGCCAATGTGCGCACGGTGCGTTTCAATGAGATGGAATACTCGGTGCCCGCCGAACACGGCCCGGCGTGCCTGCGCGAGATTCTCAAGCTGATTCAGGACAAGGATCTGCGCACCTGGTTTCCGATTGAGTACCGCTACGTCAAAGCTGACGATATTCCGCTGAGCATGTTCGAAGGTCGCGACAGCTGTTCGATCTCGGTGCACCAGCATTATCAGATGGATCATCACAACTTCTTTGCGGCGGTCGAACCGATCTTCTGGAAGTACAACGGGCGTCCGCACTGGGGCAAGTTGCACTCGCTCAACGCAAAAAACCTGCAACCGCTGTATCCGCGCTGGCGCGAGTTTGTCGACGTGCGCCAGGCGCTGGATCCGAGCGGGCGGTTTCTCAATGCGCATTTGTCGTCGATTTTGGGGGTGAGCTGA
- a CDS encoding DSD1 family PLP-dependent enzyme has protein sequence MRPGDRGAPYSEYFRALNKELKEKGPMRPVLLIDLYRLDHNIDVVMQSVKRGGKHLRLVEKSLPSPGLLSYIAQRAGTQKLMSFHQPFLNHDAQVFPQSDILLGKPLPVRSAELFYQTHKGPFDPAKQLQWLLDGPERLQQYLALAQGMGTRMRINIELDVGLHRGGVSDVNALGQMLTLISANPQHLEFAGFMGYDPFVGMGVPGILGSPEELFAKVMVIYQRCVDFTRQQFPALWHDGLCLNTAGSPSYRIHENEKLSTEVSVGTAMLKPTHYDLPSLTEHVPATYIATPVLKSTGAVNIPALDDKSKLFSWWDQNQRQTFFIYGGNWMAEFESPKGLQSNSVYGRSSNQEMVNGSNAVGLTIEDQVFLRPTQTEAVLLQFGDLLAVRGGKIVDTWPVYT, from the coding sequence CTGCGACCGGGCGATCGAGGCGCGCCGTACAGCGAATATTTCCGCGCACTGAACAAAGAGTTAAAGGAAAAAGGCCCGATGCGCCCGGTGCTGTTGATCGATCTGTATCGCCTCGATCACAACATCGATGTGGTGATGCAGTCGGTCAAACGCGGGGGCAAACACCTGCGGCTGGTGGAGAAGTCGCTGCCTTCGCCGGGGCTGTTGAGCTACATCGCGCAACGTGCCGGCACGCAAAAGCTGATGTCGTTTCATCAGCCGTTTCTCAATCACGATGCGCAGGTTTTTCCGCAGTCCGACATTCTGCTCGGCAAGCCATTGCCGGTGCGCTCGGCAGAGCTGTTCTACCAAACCCACAAAGGCCCGTTTGATCCCGCAAAGCAACTGCAATGGCTGCTCGACGGCCCCGAACGTTTGCAGCAATACCTTGCGCTGGCTCAAGGAATGGGCACACGGATGCGCATCAACATCGAGCTGGATGTCGGCCTGCATCGCGGCGGCGTCAGTGATGTGAATGCGCTGGGGCAGATGCTCACGTTGATCAGCGCCAACCCCCAGCATCTGGAATTCGCCGGGTTCATGGGCTATGACCCGTTCGTGGGTATGGGCGTGCCGGGGATTCTCGGCTCGCCGGAAGAGTTGTTCGCCAAGGTCATGGTGATTTATCAGCGTTGCGTCGATTTCACCCGGCAGCAGTTCCCCGCGTTGTGGCACGACGGCTTGTGCCTGAACACCGCCGGCAGCCCGAGTTATCGCATTCACGAAAACGAAAAACTCAGCACGGAAGTGTCGGTGGGCACGGCGATGCTCAAACCGACGCACTACGATTTGCCATCGCTCACCGAACATGTCCCCGCGACCTACATCGCCACGCCCGTGTTGAAAAGCACTGGCGCGGTGAACATTCCTGCATTGGATGACAAGTCGAAGCTGTTCTCGTGGTGGGATCAGAATCAGCGTCAGACCTTCTTCATCTATGGCGGCAACTGGATGGCCGAGTTCGAATCGCCGAAGGGTTTACAGAGCAACAGCGTCTACGGTCGCAGTTCTAATCAGGAGATGGTCAACGGTTCCAATGCCGTGGGCCTGACCATCGAAGATCAAGTCTTCCTGCGCCCGACCCAGACCGAGGCCGTACTGCTGCAATTCGGCGATCTGCTCGCCGTGCGCGGTGGCAAAATCGTCGACACCTGGCCCGTCTACACCTGA
- a CDS encoding ShlB/FhaC/HecB family hemolysin secretion/activation protein, translated as MEPIFKSRLALWGWLLVTAGVQPALAEEAAQNTAAQRLVDVNEYFVRGNTVLDARAIEEAVYPFLGPQKALTDIEGARDALQKAYQQRGYQSVFVELPEQAVADGIVYLQVSETKVGRVRVVGAKHYSPLDIRDDVPALKEGEVPDFAKVQGELAQLNKTPGRQVMPLVREGQRPGTMDVDLQVEDQNPWTASVGLNNDYSADTEKLRTVTSLGYNNLWQLGHSISLTYFTAPQETDNAKVWSGSYTAPLTERWSVQFSGYQSDSNVATIGGSNVLGKGHSYGVSAIYTLPSSGNWSNSLSAGIDFKDFDERLTLSGDSDKVPLQYAPFTFAYNGYRYTEKSQLGLGLSLVAATRSIFGYGSSDEDFDYKRYRAKPSFAVLKGDTNYTWTFDSDWQSASKAAFQLASGPLVSNEQFSAGGATSVRGYLAAERTGDDGLLLSQEVRSPSLAKYAGTWMQDWRFYAFAEGAQLYLRDELPDQDAHYALASVGLGTRASLSKWLSGSLDWGYPLLEGPNTSKQESRLHFNLQATF; from the coding sequence GTGGAACCGATTTTCAAGTCACGGCTGGCGCTGTGGGGCTGGCTGCTGGTGACGGCGGGCGTGCAGCCGGCGTTGGCCGAAGAGGCTGCGCAAAACACCGCAGCGCAGCGTCTGGTCGACGTCAACGAATACTTCGTGCGCGGCAACACCGTGCTCGATGCGCGGGCGATTGAAGAAGCGGTGTACCCGTTCCTCGGCCCGCAAAAAGCCCTCACGGATATCGAAGGCGCTCGGGACGCGTTGCAAAAGGCCTATCAGCAACGCGGTTATCAGTCGGTGTTCGTCGAGCTGCCGGAGCAAGCCGTCGCCGACGGTATCGTCTATCTGCAAGTCAGCGAAACCAAGGTCGGCCGGGTACGTGTGGTCGGCGCCAAACACTATTCGCCGCTGGATATTCGCGACGACGTCCCGGCGCTGAAGGAAGGCGAGGTGCCGGACTTCGCCAAGGTTCAAGGCGAACTCGCACAACTCAACAAAACCCCGGGCCGGCAAGTCATGCCGCTGGTGCGCGAAGGTCAGCGCCCCGGCACCATGGACGTCGATCTGCAGGTCGAAGACCAGAACCCGTGGACCGCGAGCGTTGGCCTCAACAACGACTACAGCGCCGACACGGAAAAGCTGCGCACTGTCACCAGCCTTGGCTACAACAACCTCTGGCAACTTGGCCATAGCATCTCGCTGACGTACTTCACCGCGCCGCAGGAAACCGACAACGCCAAGGTCTGGTCCGGCTCCTACACCGCGCCGCTGACCGAGCGCTGGAGCGTGCAGTTCTCCGGTTACCAGTCCGACAGCAACGTCGCCACCATCGGCGGCAGCAACGTGTTGGGCAAGGGCCATTCCTATGGCGTCTCGGCGATTTATACGCTGCCCTCCAGCGGCAACTGGTCGAACTCGCTGTCGGCCGGCATCGACTTCAAGGACTTCGACGAACGCCTGACCCTGTCCGGTGATAGCGACAAAGTCCCGCTGCAATACGCGCCGTTCACCTTCGCCTACAACGGCTATCGCTACACCGAGAAGAGCCAGCTCGGCCTCGGCCTGAGTCTGGTCGCCGCCACTCGCAGCATTTTCGGCTACGGCAGCTCCGACGAAGATTTCGACTACAAACGCTACCGCGCCAAACCGAGTTTCGCCGTGCTCAAGGGCGACACCAATTACACCTGGACCTTCGACAGCGACTGGCAGAGCGCAAGCAAAGCCGCGTTCCAGCTCGCGTCCGGGCCGCTGGTTTCCAACGAACAATTCTCCGCCGGCGGCGCGACCTCGGTGCGTGGCTATCTGGCCGCCGAACGCACCGGCGATGACGGCTTGCTGCTCAGCCAGGAAGTGCGCTCGCCGTCGCTGGCCAAGTACGCCGGCACGTGGATGCAGGACTGGCGTTTCTATGCCTTCGCCGAAGGCGCGCAGCTTTACCTGCGCGACGAACTGCCGGATCAGGACGCCCATTACGCCCTGGCCAGCGTCGGCCTCGGCACCCGCGCCAGCCTGAGCAAATGGCTGTCCGGCAGCCTCGACTGGGGCTACCCGCTACTCGAAGGGCCGAACACCTCGAAACAGGAATCGCGCCTGCACTTCAACCTTCAAGCCACTTTCTAA
- a CDS encoding MotA/TolQ/ExbB proton channel family protein: protein MQRLFLSLLICLGFVLPATAQAWWQDDWHYRKQIAVDTTPQGAAINQALGRTALLVRLHTGNFTFDGVKEDGADLRFVAADDKTVLNHQIESFDALMGMALIWVDVPNVEGGQRQDIWMYYGNQKAPATGNGQLTFDPNYTALYHFDGATGTPAKDTTAYGNTAQSATGAAIDGVVGRALQFSGQPLLLPASPSLQHNAGSAFTFSAWLRLDQASGEQLILARREGANSLLIGANQGVPFVEIDGQRAVATQALNPGQWQHVALTAEGSKVTLFINGREAATLALAMPAFNSVMAIGADVHEGPFQPFVGAIDELRLSKVSRPAALLLADATSQGAESKLVAYGVDEEQSGFGFGSLGFLLNAVPIDAWVIIAVLVLMMFQSWIIMLRKNRSLSRVSAANEDFRVQFAKVGTRLEMFADDAQLAQRLQHSSLWRLYLVAVKEIRTRREQGADTSSVSAATIEAIRCSMDGVRTRENQQLSSKLSTLSNAIAGGPYIGLLGTVLGIMVVFLGTAMAGDVNINAIAPGMAAALLATAMGLFVAIPALFGYNRLITRNKEVSADMRVFVDEFITRLAEMHGESQFSESSHRGHHANHSVPA from the coding sequence ATGCAGCGCCTCTTCCTTTCGTTGTTGATCTGCCTGGGCTTCGTGCTCCCGGCCACGGCTCAGGCCTGGTGGCAGGACGACTGGCATTACCGCAAACAGATCGCCGTCGACACCACGCCACAAGGCGCGGCGATCAATCAGGCCCTCGGCCGCACCGCGTTATTGGTGCGCCTGCACACTGGCAACTTCACCTTCGATGGCGTGAAGGAGGACGGCGCGGATCTGCGCTTCGTCGCTGCCGATGACAAGACCGTGCTCAACCACCAGATCGAAAGCTTCGACGCACTGATGGGCATGGCGCTGATCTGGGTCGATGTGCCGAATGTCGAGGGCGGTCAGCGCCAGGACATCTGGATGTACTACGGCAATCAAAAGGCTCCGGCGACCGGCAACGGCCAACTGACCTTCGACCCGAATTACACCGCGCTGTATCACTTCGACGGTGCCACCGGCACTCCGGCCAAAGACACCACCGCCTACGGCAATACCGCACAAAGCGCGACCGGCGCGGCGATTGACGGCGTCGTCGGGCGCGCCTTGCAGTTCAGCGGCCAGCCGTTGCTGCTGCCGGCAAGTCCTTCGCTGCAACACAACGCTGGTAGCGCATTCACCTTCAGTGCCTGGCTGCGACTTGATCAGGCCAGTGGCGAGCAACTGATTCTCGCCCGTCGTGAAGGCGCCAATAGCCTGCTGATCGGTGCCAACCAAGGTGTGCCGTTTGTTGAAATCGACGGTCAACGTGCCGTCGCCACACAAGCGCTGAATCCGGGCCAATGGCAGCATGTCGCGCTGACCGCTGAAGGTTCCAAAGTGACCCTGTTCATCAACGGTCGCGAAGCGGCCACGCTTGCTCTGGCGATGCCGGCATTCAACTCGGTCATGGCCATCGGCGCTGACGTGCACGAAGGCCCGTTCCAGCCGTTTGTGGGCGCTATCGATGAATTGCGCCTGTCGAAGGTTTCGCGCCCGGCAGCGCTGTTGCTGGCCGACGCTACCTCGCAAGGTGCCGAGTCGAAACTGGTCGCTTACGGTGTCGACGAAGAACAGTCCGGTTTCGGTTTCGGCAGCCTCGGCTTCCTGCTCAATGCGGTGCCAATCGACGCCTGGGTGATCATCGCCGTGCTGGTGCTGATGATGTTCCAGTCGTGGATCATCATGCTGCGCAAGAACCGCAGCCTCAGCCGCGTGTCTGCCGCCAACGAAGACTTCCGCGTGCAGTTCGCCAAGGTTGGCACGCGTCTGGAGATGTTCGCCGACGACGCCCAACTCGCCCAGCGTTTGCAGCATTCGTCGCTGTGGCGCCTGTATCTGGTGGCGGTGAAGGAGATCCGCACCCGCCGCGAGCAGGGCGCCGATACCTCCTCGGTGTCAGCGGCCACCATAGAAGCCATCCGCTGCTCGATGGACGGCGTGCGCACCCGTGAAAACCAGCAATTGAGTTCGAAACTCTCGACCCTGTCCAACGCCATCGCCGGCGGCCCATACATCGGCCTGCTCGGCACCGTGCTGGGGATCATGGTGGTGTTCCTCGGCACGGCAATGGCCGGCGACGTCAACATCAACGCCATTGCGCCGGGTATGGCTGCCGCGTTGTTGGCCACGGCGATGGGCCTGTTCGTCGCGATCCCGGCGCTGTTTGGCTACAACCGCCTGATCACCCGCAACAAGGAAGTCAGCGCCGACATGCGCGTGTTCGTCGATGAGTTCATCACCCGTCTGGCAGAGATGCACGGCGAGAGCCAGTTCAGTGAGTCGTCGCATCGCGGCCATCACGCCAACCACTCCGTACCGGCCTGA
- a CDS encoding biopolymer transporter ExbD, translating into MASVNASHDDDEDAAVDSINITPLVDVLMVVLVMFILTATAQVSGIQINLPKASASVSLSEAKTKAISVNDGGQVFLDAYPVTLAELEERLRIEKAQSPDFPVIVRGDATVQYQKVIEVLDLLRRLELSQVGLVTGKPSQG; encoded by the coding sequence ATGGCGTCCGTAAATGCCTCCCACGATGATGACGAAGATGCAGCGGTAGACAGCATCAACATCACCCCGCTGGTCGACGTGCTGATGGTGGTGCTGGTGATGTTCATCCTCACCGCCACCGCGCAGGTCTCGGGGATCCAGATCAACCTGCCCAAGGCCAGCGCTTCGGTGTCGCTGTCCGAGGCCAAGACCAAGGCGATTTCGGTCAACGACGGCGGCCAGGTGTTCCTCGACGCTTACCCGGTGACCCTGGCTGAACTGGAAGAACGCCTGCGCATCGAGAAGGCGCAGAGTCCGGATTTCCCGGTAATCGTGCGCGGCGACGCGACGGTGCAATACCAGAAAGTCATCGAAGTGCTGGATCTGTTGCGCCGGCTCGAACTGTCCCAGGTCGGTCTCGTCACCGGCAAACCGAGTCAGGGCTGA
- a CDS encoding energy transducer TonB, which translates to MTAQLPIEPLPVKKPALRYAKWGAGLLIGALAAWFLWQWANDMSGIRREAPKVPTIIPLPPPPPPPPEKPPEPETPVEEKVVEPEPTPEPEEVKPEEEAPPSPADDLANPMQMDGDAQSGNDAFNIGAGKGGGMAGAGGGRLGTGTYSQFLAFTFQRLLRENPELRNLAFSLQADVWLSSVGEITRVELIKSSGNPEIDTQVLAALRGAPALSERPPASITLPVRLSLQGRRPG; encoded by the coding sequence ATGACCGCACAACTCCCGATCGAGCCGTTGCCGGTGAAAAAACCAGCGCTGCGTTATGCGAAGTGGGGCGCCGGCTTGCTCATCGGCGCGCTCGCTGCGTGGTTTTTGTGGCAGTGGGCCAACGACATGAGTGGCATCCGCCGCGAAGCGCCGAAGGTGCCGACGATCATTCCATTGCCGCCACCGCCACCACCGCCGCCAGAAAAACCGCCGGAACCGGAAACCCCGGTGGAAGAAAAAGTCGTCGAGCCGGAGCCAACGCCCGAGCCAGAAGAGGTCAAGCCCGAGGAAGAAGCGCCGCCATCGCCGGCCGACGATCTGGCCAACCCGATGCAAATGGACGGTGATGCTCAAAGCGGCAACGACGCTTTCAATATCGGCGCGGGCAAGGGCGGCGGCATGGCCGGGGCTGGCGGCGGGCGTCTGGGTACGGGGACATACAGCCAGTTTCTGGCGTTCACCTTCCAGCGTTTGCTCCGTGAGAACCCTGAACTGCGCAACCTCGCGTTCTCGCTGCAGGCCGATGTCTGGCTGAGCAGCGTTGGCGAGATCACCCGGGTCGAGCTGATCAAGTCCAGCGGCAACCCCGAGATTGATACGCAAGTGTTGGCCGCGCTGCGTGGCGCGCCGGCACTGAGCGAACGGCCACCGGCCTCCATCACTTTGCCTGTGCGCCTGTCCCTGCAAGGGCGGCGTCCGGGTTAA